The sequence acggggtcagctttgagcatctctgctGGCCCCGGGAGCtttgttcgatttcatgcttcggATGGTTGCTTCAATCTCCTGCAATGATGAAGGTTCGGAGTTGACGTGGGTAATGCGTCGCACCCTTGGCGGTTCATGCCGCGATGTTAATGGTTGGGCAGGCGACTAAACTTGAAAAAGCTGTTCGATCAAAGTGCTCGAATCAACGTCTTAGCTGATCAGTTGGGTTGGTGAGTAACTGACCTGTCGCGTTTTTCACCGGCATCTTCGGATTTATCCTTGCTCGATCCAGGCGGCGTGATATATCTTAGAGGAGGCAAATATCGCCAATTGTTGCAGCTTTCTCCCCTTCGTCGGCTAGGGAGTCGACCCACGCTTGCTTGTCCCGTCTGCGGCAGCGTTTAACTTCCTTCTCCACAACCGAATACCGTTGACGGGACTTATACTTGGCTGCTCTGGTTCTTGCCCGCTCTATCGCGGCCtttgcttctctacgctccTCGATTTTCCGCCATGTTGCATCTGTAATCCACTCCTTCCGCTGAGTGCGCAGCTCATCCAGGTTGTTCTCGCTTGCTTCgataaaggcattcttgatggttGTCCACGCCaccttccggaacatccgttgCCCGAGTTCTAAGTTCTTCAATGAACGATCttttcacagctggatcttctattcggcgtgtgttgaatcgccgTCCGAGACTCTCCTCCCGCTActgaatccgagcaatgcgCAATAGGATTTCGCCAATTTGAAGGTGATGGTCAGACGCGATATCAGCGCTGCGCTTATTCCGGACATCAAGCAGGCTCTGTCTTCATTTTCGGCTTAACAGATTCGATTTTCAGTTTGTCCATCACGAGAGACCCACGTGACTTTTTACACTGATGGATGGGGAACGAGGGATCCTtcaatcaccatgtcgttattgccACCTAATTCTGCCAACAGCTCACCATTTTCACTCATTTCTCCAAGACCATGACGTCCCATGACACGCTCATAGTCCGTGTTGTCGGAGCCGAtattcgcattgaagtcgcccatgtAGATCTTGATGTCACCTTTCGAAACTTTATCCACGACGGCATTCAGTTCACTGTAGAAATATTCCTTGTCTTGTAACTTGGCTACATCGGtcggcgcataacattggattatcgtGAGGTTCCTTACCCGTGTTCTGAATCTGGCAATTTTTATTCTCTTTTTAGTTAATTCCCACTTAATGAACCCCGCCTGGGCGCTAAGCAGGAAACCAACTCCTCGTTGCCGGGGAGCGTTGTTCTATCGAACACCGGAATATAAGAATACCTGTCCCGATGGTAGTAATTTGTCCAACGGACTTCACTTAGTCCCAGGATTCCGAGCTTCATGCGCCGTGCCTCGCTGGTGAGTTGTGCCAGCTTACCTTGCTGAGCTAACGTTAAAACATTTCATGTTCCAATTCGTGTCCTTTGTTTCATGCCAAAAGTCGTCGCCGTTATATCAGTTTTCGATCTTTCTTCGTTGGTTTCTCAAACGATTTGTTAAGTTTCGGGAGCAGTATCAACCGGAATGGGACTGCCATCTTagatatagcttccggggaaaaGCATTTCGTACTCgtagccgctggatgccagaacagacgctgttggtgCCGCatctccttggtgaacagacgctcgatcagtcgagtcaaatttgtttaaagtcacacccaacaccaggacgcTTTGAgtgcgctttaagcggcacacgggcGCTTTGATAGGGCCGACTTGCGGATACTTGTAGTTTTGTTATATAAGTTCAACAAAGCCCGCTGTCAAACCTCACTACATCCTAGGTAAGCACCCAGGTCGCACCCTCTCACTCCAGATGATGCCAAAAGGgaaacagtgcccaggctacattaccagctaagtacgcagcCCTTGATTACCGGTCAGTTGTCTTTCGAACCCGTGAAAGCGTGAtaattggaacttgtgaggaccagaacTATGTTAGGCGCTCGTgtccggatgtcaactcaccatttcgtagcccaaaTAAGGAATGACAttcttatttattcatttatttatcagactaaggccggagtggcctgtgcagtaaatTATAGTCTTCTCCACGCAACTCGGTTCATGGTTGCACGTCTGCGCAGTCTGCGGTGATCtacaaatcgtcttccacctgatcgatccaccttgctcgctgcgtacCTCGCTTTTTTgtgcccatcggatcgttgtcgagaaccattttcaccggattattgtccgacattctggctacgtgcccgccccagtgcagtcttccgattttcgtggtgcgaacgatggatggtttcgCCTCCTCCATGAACCGTCTTCCATCTACACCCCGCCATAGATAGTACGGAACACTTTCCTCTCGAAATCTGCAAGTACGCGCTGATCCTCCATGAGCAttatccaggtctcgtgtccgtagaggactaccggtctgatgagcgttttgtagatattcTGTTTGGTAcaacggcgaactctatttgatcggagcgttttgcggagtccaaagtacgtacaatttcctgccatgatgcgtctccgaatttctcagtTGGTGTAGTTTCCATCCATTTCACAACGCCATTcagtgctcttcgtagtgctgctgccattTTTGGCGTtttttatgtccttacacatatcaggctgtggcacgtggtcctTACGGAACGGTTCAGCTTCTTTCAGAACTTTCGTGCTCTATTAGCGTGGtatagttgctccgtctctccaCGATCTCGATCTTCCTTTCTGGTGGTtctttttcctctggaaaatcgagttttgtctgtttcgcgcccgtttgtatcgtacttcgttcgccctcgtacggtgttgcagaaatctcgctcatgctgcattcttctcctcccaTTCGCTGTCATACCATACCGCTATCGGGAGTGACAATGGgtcgggggtgagaatgggtcatcgctctcaccggcagcctggattTCGGATAGcaatatcgttcaaaaaggtctcttatattttagtcttcttccctcagatacattcaatctattctactaCCATTCACATGAaatagtgacccattctcaccccatttgacccattgtcacccccgacgacgcgACGGTATCAATCGTTTCTCTGATTCGGGGGCACTGTGTCTAGTGCATTGCTCTAGCCATCTTCCAGAAAAGCTgggcctagctgctcttccgttgagagTGCCACTTCAACTGCTGCGCAtagtcttgggctagcctatcggcttgtagccgcccaatgttgagGCGCGGCGTGTTGCACactgtcgagagttttgagcgcgtGCATACCGCAACGAGGTTAGTGGTTGGAttaaatattcgcactgcggtaagttcGGACATTCGTGATTTTTCGTTTATTATTAATCTCGAGGTATGTACTGAAAAATTTCTAAACGACAGCCACTTTCACCGCATATTTCACTCAACGCTGTGCCTATGGTTTCCTGTCACGAATGTCTCAAGCCGGTAACTAATCCCATATTTGAAAACAGATTTTCGGCGAAGAAATCACCAAAACAGTTCCAAACGGTCAGGATACGCCGAAACCGACTAAACTGCTAGCCCCACCGCAAACTCTTACTACCGTCACAACGTCGCCTCTATTTCCGAAATGTACCAGTACCTGTAGTATAGTGTTAACTGCTGATCTTCTACCAACGGGTGTTGGAGGAGGCCACGAGCCGTTCATCACTGTGCAGAAAAATGTCTCCACCAAAGATGTGTTCAACAAAACAACCGCCGATAAGTGCACATGCTTCCCGGAGAAGGTAGATCCTACAATACCTCTCAAATAGTTTCTGTAAAAAAGTCAATTCATAATTTCAATTCTCAGCCGTTCAATGGATCAAAGGTCTACGATGCCAAGGATGTTAGTTGCCAGACCAGTGACATTGAGTTATCGAAAGACAAGACTGTTCAAACCAGTAGAGATGATTTGCGAAGTTTGACGCGGAAAGCTGCCGAAGCGTTGTTATCGCCGGTAACAACTCGTCGAGAAGATATAATTGTTAGTATGTTTTTTGTGGTATAAATTATTTCGCTTTATTCCTCTGAATGTTTGCAGTCCCCTCGCAAATCCCCGAATTTATCGGCGGACATTGtctccccaagcaacacactcCAGTCGCAGCATTCGAGCGTCAAGGATGGCAAGAAGAAACCACGGACTGTGCATATCGATGTGTACTGCACGGGATCCGATGCTGAATCGTCTTCGTCGTCCGACGATTCTTCGGTTCGATCTGCTTCTTCGTCTTCCGCATCGGGTAGTCGTTTCGATACCAGCCATTTAGCGGAACTAAAAGCCAAACCAAACCCGTCCCATCCAACTGTTTTCGAGTCGGAAGATATGAAGCTTAGACACAAGAGAGCCGCAAAGCACGAGGTTCCTCGGCGGATGGTTCAGCAGCAAGCTGTTGTTGGTTTGTTtcctacatttttatttttgttttcgattcaaTTCACAGTTTCCAATTTCACAGATCAAAGTACTTTATCGACGGTAGGTAGTTTAAAGAAAACCGAATCGCAGAACAGGAAAAGTGTGAAAAGAACCAATACCAAAAATGAGATCAACGAATCCAAGCAAATGTTGTTCAACAAGGTTCTTGGTGAACCTAAAGCAGCTGAGACTTATGCCAATCTAGAGTACCTGGAGCGGGATCCGAGTGATGATAACATAAGTTCCAATTATCCTTTTTCCACACATTCGACAAAAAGGGACGTAACGGGGAGTAGTTTATCGAGCGCTTTGGCATCAGCAGGTTTCGATGATATTGGAGATCTGGATGAGTCGGCCAGTGGTATCGCAAATCTGAATCGTAGCAGAACGAACGTCACACACTCGGACAGCTTCGAGTACGCCAACAGTGAGGATCGTTATCGAATACATCAGATGGAACGAGTATGGGGTGATCAAACTTGGAAGTCCCCTTCAGTCGAACGTAAACTACTAGAGATTCACAATCCTAGGTATCGCCGCCACAGCGAGTCCGACAATAATCTGTCTGAGTCGGACCACAGCTTCGTTTATGACAGCCCATCGCGACCGAATGAATCCGTTCACTCACAGAATGAATACAGCGATTCGAGTCCTTCCACAGTGAAGAGCAACTCAAACCGGGCACCGTCGAATGCTGGCGATGTGTCCAAGCGATTTCTTCATCAAGCGTTATTGACTGCGAACGGAACGGCAACGTTTCCTCCGAGAACGTTGTCTCCGGTGGAAGGTTATACCAACGAGTACATTGCACTGGCAAGAAGGTTCGGCAGTTTGATCACCGGTAAACGGAAACCGGGTCTCCACATGGGCCCGGTGAGAAACCCGGAATGTCAGTGCGAACATTGCCGGCGCTGGATGCGGCAGAGAGACGGAAGCTTTCGTGAGCGGGCCATGTCCGTCGATGATACACCGTACAACATCGTGGACATGAGAAAGAAGCTGCACTTCCGAAAACATATGGATTTTTAGAACAATTCAAGTTTGATTAGCTACTGAAATAGCGTCTTAGTGGAGTAAAAAAAACTCTTATATTTAAAATGGAAATATGCGTTGAAGCTGCCTTGTAAATAATGCTTTTAGGATTGCAtttgttctttttttcttaTAATCTTTTTGCATACGATTAAATGGCATTTAGTTATAGTTATATCTAATTTTAATGGAATAAATTGCTCCTTGACATTAGAAGAATCAGAATAAATCTGAGAGATATCGAACATTAAATCtgaggggctgtccatataccacgtggacagtggACAGTTCAGGGGAAGGGGTGTATGGCGAATGTCCAcggttcatatttttttttgagaatttataTGAGCAGTTGTCCATGCTGGTAGAGGGGGGTATATTAAACTGtccaaaacctgtccacgtggtatatggacagcccctgaGAGTGAGATTTTAATTACagaattcattttcattgaggaTAATAACTGAGGATTTAAAGCAACatgacttgtttttttttgtaaaaaaaataataccttAACGATTGAGGGCCACAATAAATCGAGGAGGGAAAGGtaaaaagaaaataatattcGAACCGGTCTTCCTAAAGTACcatcgtgcggggcttcttttgacctTAGGGCTactttatgtttttattttctaaacCAAGGATTCTTCGAATATTGTAACTTTTTATATCAAACCCACTAAGCTTGCGATTCAGCAGGAACAAATAATTTACCAAACATAACAAATACGAAATTCATTGTTTTGAACATTTGGCAAAAAATGTTCTTACTAGTTATTTTACttatcaaattttcagattATCTTTGTTGAATTTAATGAATTATGTTCTATAAGATACTATCAGCCTCACAGATGCATAGCGATCCATCAATATTTTGCGTCTATTGATGAGCTAGGTTGCAAAATCAAATAAATGCCCAAGGTGTCCATTATGCAATCATTTATTCGATTATATCACTGCCTGACCAGATAGTTCAGACTGTTTGGAATCTGAAATCTACTTAGGTAAGCTTCAAGTATTCCACAATCCACAATATTTTTCTGTTTCatgtaaatgtaaatattgCTTGTTATCTTTTACTAAAACCTTTTCTTCTTACATCAACAGGCCCAAACCCGCCTATCGGAGTCCTCCCGCAAGCTCGACCTGCTCCGGAAAGCCCTCGAACTGCGGCGGTTAGAGCTGCCTCAGGATTCCCAGGCGGCGATACAGCTCAAAGCTGAACTGCAAAATGTGCAAGCGTCCAGCCCGGTTCCAGTACAGTACACCTCCCTGCATCCGTTCCGTGGTACGGCCCAAGGCAAGCCAGCCCACAGTTTGTCGTTCAGTCGATGCGCCGCCGTTACCGGCAAGCTCGAGGTCCGTCTAATGGGTTGCCAGGACCTGCTGGAAGACGTACCTGGCCGATCGCGTCGCGACAAAGACTCCAGTTCTAGTCCGGGAGACCTGAAAAGCTTCGTCAAGGGTGTCACCAGTCGAAGTTCGTCCAAAAGCTACAGCGTGAAGGATGAAACGTCATCCGAGATTATGGCTGTTATTAAGTTAGATAACATCACTGTAGGTCAAACGTCGTGGAGGCCCTGCTCGCAGCAGGCTTGGGATCAGCGCTTCTCGATAGACCTAGATCGGTCACGGGAGCTGGAGATTGGTATCTACTGGAGAGACTGGAGGTCACTGTGTGCGGTGAAATTCTTACGTCTGGAGGAGTTCATAGACGATATTCGGCACGGGATGGCTCTGCAGCTGGAACCGCAGGGCGTTTTATTCGCCGAGATCAAATTCCTTAATCCCATGATATCGCGCAAACCAAAGCTCCAACGCCAACGGATGATCTTCAACAAGCAACAAGTGAAGAATATTCCCCGGGCAAAGCAGATGAACATCAACGTAGCAACGTGGGGTCGATTGCTGAAACGAAACACAAGCACACCAGCGGCAGGCACCGCTGGGGCACAACCAATGATTACCAGCCCAACGACACCCAGTACCATCTCTGCTCCATTCGATATCGTAACAGAAAATGATCCGGTAGAAACGCTTGGTGAGTCTGCGGATTTGAACACAATCGGATTAGGCGGTGGCAGACCGCTCGGTAAGCTCACCTTTCTCTTCCATTACACTCATCACTATTCTAAACTCCACAATtctcttcctccaggaatccacgGTGTTGCCGTCCTTCCAGAAAGTCCTTCATCCCATTCGCTGCAAAATCAGGTTACCTCGCCGACTGGACTGCGACCGATGCAGCAGCCACAATCCATCAGCACGCCTCCCAGCTTCCGACAGAAAAAACCTCCAATGCCATCACCTCCATCGCAGCAACAAATCGGTTCACCTGCATCGAGCAAAATAGACCAAGAGGTAACGTATCCAGCCAATACCTTTCCAGAATTATTTCAACCACAAACCTTGAAAACCGATAACAAATCGCGAGGGATTTCATTATCTCACGATTCTCATTTGAGCAACATCTTAATCCCCGGCACTAATCTCGGTGTGGTGTTGCGGATTCGTCATGACCATGCCATTCCCCTCTTCTCCCAACACTACAAACCGATCGACCGCAGCACAACAGGCTACTGTTTGGTTGTCGGGCGGGCATTGgtcgtcggttgacgaaatttATGTGGCTATACGATGTGCTTCTTATCATCAACCGTAAATGCCAATCTCGCATCATCTGCCAATGGTCACCACATCAATTTCAGTCCGTGTAGTGGTTTGCGGTACCATCGGCTGGCCCCGTATTTCGTCCGTCCGATATCCTCCACATCCGCAATGTTTCAGTGACCCTGCAGAACGGGGTGCGTGCGCGCGAACCTTCCCTTTCTTCCCAGCGGTTGGAGTGTCGCGAAATCTGATGCAAGCTTTTCGGTTGTGATTTTTACGTTTTGTTTGAGTCTAAAGTCGGTTTTATGAGTACTAACTTTGTATCGTTGGTTTTCAAGTTATTAATCGGTTATTGGATTAATCTCATAGTCAAACGGTGGAAGGTATTATTTTCACTAGCAAATAGTATTCACATAAAAAGAGAATATCGTGACAAATATGTATATAATAGTATTTAATAGTATTTTGTGAAGTCGTTCTAGAACAAAATTGAGCTTGAGTTCGTTTTTTATTGGAAGAGATTGAAGAGAGCTTGGGTATCAAATGTTACTTGCAATGTAATTATCATTAATCAAGTTTAAGTACTACAGGTACGCATCGaaggaaatattttttagttcgggaaaatattcatttcgtATAATTTCAATTTAGCGATTTCAATTATGAATACGATCCATAACACAATGAAGTCGTGTTTTCGCTTTTTTTAAACCCCTAGTAGATGGACGAAAGCTATAAGATCACATAAGAAATAAAAAGCCGGTCGTCTGCATATAAATGTATACACGAATCTTCtagacacacttttttataCTTTGTATGACGATGAGGAATATTGTGCCATTGTTTGCTAATTATTATTGACCCAGTCGATAAACCCGTTTCGGATAAGAGCTCCGCAAAATTTTGACCTTGTACCGAAATAGTGATAGACTGCTGACATGTTTAGCAAAATAGCGTAttttggaaatgctaataagtTTGCTAAACCTTTGTAGTTAAAGTTATAGTTttcaatatatttaaaaatcaagcttgccaaaaaatcattttggttttacCGCAATATTTTTCTgtgaatcaatcaaattcagGTATGTTAAACCTCAAGTATTTTCTGAGCTGTAGATCAAAGTTAACCTTTTCTGTATGAAAAACTTCAAATGAGTACTGATTAGCTCCAAAACATGTTACACTTTGAAATGTGAGCATCCGTTAATTACGTCGTACGAAACTTCCAAATAATTTATGTTAATGTTGTGAAGATTCCTCTCTTGGACATTTCCATTGCATTCAACTGATTAAgtaatttcaaaaagttaaaataataattcgTTTAATACTATGTTTGTGCATTGTGAAACTTTGCTAGTTGAtcccgattttttttgtgaatactATTTGTTCGTCGAACACTGAGATTATTGCCTTTtctaaagacactataaacatAGACGCAAAACCTTATCCCCGAATAAATAAACCAAATCTGAACGCTAGATGTGCGACACTATTAATGGTAAACAAACATTTAGAATTAGTCTTTCCGTTTCgcaataaaattttatctttGTTATCGCGCTCTGTTCTATTTCACTCACGCGAATAAAAACGCGAATTCACTACAAACGAATTAAGCTCGTTTTAGCCGATGGTTGATGCTTTTTCCTTCTACTGGCCTCGCATTCCACAACTGGATAATTGCAGGCTTCTAGCTTAGAATATTATTTATgtgataaaatttaaaaaaaataataatgaggCAAATTCCGAAATGGCACTGCCACATTCGAAATTCCATTGTAATCTTTACTGTCTTTGCTTGTAGTGTCTTTAGTATTTTCCATTGTAAATTATATTATTTGTATAACGGTTTATAAATCTTTTCTAACAAGTAAAACAACGAACTCCAAATTCGCACAACACACAAAAGAACATCCAAAATTCACATATTCAC comes from Armigeres subalbatus isolate Guangzhou_Male chromosome 2, GZ_Asu_2, whole genome shotgun sequence and encodes:
- the LOC134218150 gene encoding uncharacterized protein LOC134218150 — its product is MANSLVPPEITAEWTVHAQLTLSHQGSSTSCDIAKAEGEPNPESHPANINSVGGSGAGESSTSSQRQPVKVIYKFSAPHGTDGAAVGGNYSPAGDGATSKQADSAIFTTTATGQTTASSAQIFGEEITKTVPNGQDTPKPTKLLAPPQTLTTVTTSPLFPKCTSTCSIVLTADLLPTGVGGGHEPFITVQKNVSTKDVFNKTTADKCTCFPEKPFNGSKVYDAKDVSCQTSDIELSKDKTVQTSRDDLRSLTRKAAEALLSPVTTRREDIISPRKSPNLSADIVSPSNTLQSQHSSVKDGKKKPRTVHIDVYCTGSDAESSSSSDDSSVRSASSSSASGSRFDTSHLAELKAKPNPSHPTVFESEDMKLRHKRAAKHEVPRRMVQQQAVVDQSTLSTVGSLKKTESQNRKSVKRTNTKNEINESKQMLFNKVLGEPKAAETYANLEYLERDPSDDNISSNYPFSTHSTKRDVTGSSLSSALASAGFDDIGDLDESASGIANLNRSRTNVTHSDSFEYANSEDRYRIHQMERVWGDQTWKSPSVERKLLEIHNPRYRRHSESDNNLSESDHSFVYDSPSRPNESVHSQNEYSDSSPSTVKSNSNRAPSNAGDVSKRFLHQALLTANGTATFPPRTLSPVEGYTNEYIALARRFGSLITGKRKPGLHMGPVRNPECQCEHCRRWMRQRDGSFRERAMSVDDTPYNIVDMRKKLHFRKHMDF